The genomic interval GTGGTGCAAGGCATCGCACGCCTCAAGGCCAAACGGCTGGTCTACGTATCGTGCAACCCGGCCACGCTGGCGCGAGACGCGCAGGTGCTGGTCGGCCAGGGGTACCGGTTAAAAAGGGCCGGGATTCTCGACATGTTTCCTCAAACGGCGCATGTCGAGGCCATGGCGTTATTCGAAGCGGGCTAGCAGAGTGGCCCCTTGGTGCGGCTTCCATGGAATGGTTGCCGTACGGTGATCTCCAGCGCTCCCGCGTGGCGCGCTGTATGGAAAGGTAAAACAAAGATGGTACAGGTGAGAGTGCACCAGCCGGTCAACACCGACGGCAGTATCAATCTCGAAGGATGGTTGGACCATGTGGTAAGCGTCGATTCGGCACTGGATCGCGCAGCGCTCAAAGAAGCCTGCGAGTTTGCCCATGAGATCGAGAAGAAGGGCAACCCGGCCAAGCATTCCTGGGCGGACGGTACGTCCAGTTTCCAGGCAGGCCTGGAAATTGCCGAAATTCTGGCAGACCTCAAGCTTGACCAGGACTCCCTGGTGGCAGCGGTCATCTACCGTTCGGTACGCGAAGGCAAAGTGACCCTGGCCGAGGTCAGCCAGCGGTTCGGGCCGGTGGTGTCCAAGCTGATCGACGGCGTGTTGCGCATGGCGGCCATCAGCGCCAGTCTCAGCCCGCGGCAGTCGTTGGTGCTGGGTTCGCAGGCGCAGGTCGAGAACCTGCGCAAGATGCTCGTGGCCATGGTCGACGATGTGCGTGTGGCACTGATCAAGCTGGCCGAGCGTACCTGTGCAATCCGTGCGGTCAAGGCCGCCGACGACGAGAAACGCCTGCGTGTCGCGCGTGAGGTGTTCGACATCTATGCGCCGCTGGCGCACCGCCTGGGTATCGGCCACATCAAGTGGGAGCTGGAAGACCTGTCTTTCCGCTACCTCGAACCCGACCAGTACAAGCAGATCGCCAAACTGCTGCACGAACGCCGGCTGGACCGCGAACGCTTCATCAGCGACGTGATGAACCAGCTGCAGAACGAGCTGCTGGCCACGGGCGTCAATGCCGACATCAGCGGCCGGGCGAAGCATATCTATTCGATCTGGCGCAAGATGCAGCGCAAAGGCCTGGAATTCAGCCAGATCTACGACGTGCGTGCAGTGCGTGTGCTGGTGCCGGAAATTCGCGACTGCTACACCGCGCTGGGTATCGTGCACACGCTGTGGCGGCACATCCCCAAAGAGTTCGACGACTACATCGCCAACCCCAAGGAAAACGGCTACCGCTCGCTGCACACCGCAGTGATCGGCCCCGAGGGCAAGGTGCTGGAGGTGCAGATCCGCACCCACGGCATGCATGAAGAGGCCGAGCTGGGGGTTTGCGCCCACTGGCGCTACAAGGGCACCGACGTCAAGCCCAGCTCCAACCATTACGAAGAGAAGATCTCCTGGCTGCGCCAGGTGCTGGAATGGCACGAAGAGCTGGGCGACATCGGTGGCCTGGTCGATCAGTTGCGGGTCGACATCGAGCCGGACCGGGTCTATGTGTTCACCCCTGACGGCCACGCCATCGACTTGCCCAAGGGCGCGACCCCGCTGGACTTCGCCTACCGTGTGCACACCGAGATCGGCCACAACTGCCGGGGTGCCAAGATCAACGGCCGTATCGTGCCGCTGAACTACAGCCTGCAGACCGGTGAGCAGGTGGAGATCATCACCAGCAAGCACGGCAACCCCAGCCGTGACTGGTTGAACTCCAACCTGGGCTACGTCACCACCTCGCGGGCGCGGGCAAAGATCGTGCACTGGTTCAAGCTGCAGGCGCGCGACCAGAACGTAGCCGCCGGCAAAACCCTGCTCGAACGCGAGCTCAGCCGCCTGGGTTTGCCGCAGGTGGACTTCGAGCGCCTGGCAGAGAAGACCAACGTCAAGACTGCCGAGGACATGTTCGCCTCGCTTGGCGCGGGCGACCTGCGCCTGGCCCACCTGGTCAACGCCGCCCAGCAATTGCTGGAGCCCGAGCGTATCGAGCAGATCGAACTGGTCCCGCGCAAACCTACCGGGCCGCGCAGCGGCAAGCGTGGCGACATCCAGATTCAGGGGGTCGGCAACCTGCTGACGCAGATGGCCGGCTGCTGCCAGCCGCTGCCGGGCGACGCCATCGTCGGTTATATCACCCAGGGCCGTGGCGTGAGTATCCACCGCCAGGATTGCGCCTCGGTGCTGCAGCTGGCGGGCAAGGAGCCGGAGCGCATGATCCAGGTGAGCTGGGGGCCGATCCCGGTGCAGACCTATCCGGTCGACATCGTTATCCGTGCCTACGACCGCCCGGGGTTGCTGCGCGACGTGTCGCAGGTGCTGCTGAACGAGAAGATCAACGTGCTGGCGGTGAACACCCGATCGAACAAGGAAGACAACACTGCGTTGATGTCGCTGACCATCGAGATTCCAGGCCTGGATGCGCTGGGGCGCCTGCTGGGGCGGATTTCGCAGTTGCCGAACATCATCGAGACGCGGCGTAATAGAACCCCTTGAGATTGCGTGGCTTCTTCGCGGGCAAGCCCGCGAAGAAGCCACTGCCGAAGGACTTGTCTAGATGACCTACACCCTCGAAGACCTGCTGCACCTCATGGCCCGCCTGCGCGACCCGCAATATGGCTGCCCGTGGGATCTTCAGCAGAACTACGCGAGTATCGTTGCGCACACCATCGAAGAAGCCTACGAAGTCGCCGACACCATCGAGCGCGGCGATTTCGAGCACCTGCAGGGTGAGCTGGGCGACTTGCTGTTCCAGGTGGTCTACTACAGCCAACTGGCCCGGGAAGAGGGCCGTTTCGAGTTCGATGGCGTGGTCGACAGCATCACCCGCAAGCTGATCCGCCGCCACCCACATGTATTCCCTACCGGCGAGCTGTATGCGCCGCTGGATACGCCCAGCCTGAACGAGGCCCAGGTCAAGTCACGCTGGGAAGAGATCAAGGCCCAGGAGCGGGCCGAGAAAAGCACACCCGAGCAACTGTCGTTGCTCGACGATGTACCGTCAGCCTTGCCGGCCCTGTCGCGGGCAGCCAAACTGCAAAAGCGTGCGGCCACGGTCGGTTTCGACTGGCCTGCTGCATTGCCGGTGCTGGACAAGGTGCGCGAAGAGCTGGATGAAGTGCTTCAGGCCATGGCCGACGGTGATGCCGATGCGCTTGAAGACGAGGTGGGCGACCTGCTGTTCGCCGCCGTCAACCTGGCCCGCCACCTCAAGCAAGACCCGGAAAACGCCCTGCGCCGCGCCAACCGCAAGTTCGAGCGACGTTTCCGTTTTATCGAACAGGCGTTGCGCGACAGTGGCCGCCCCATTGAAGATTGTGACCTTGACGAACTGGACGCCCTTTGGGGTGAAGCCAAGCGTCAGGAAAAGAACCTGCCCAGCTGCGGCTGAGCTGTTGCATAAGTGAGTGAACATTCATGAGCCTTTCCCTTCGCGACCAATTGCTCAAAGCCGGTCTGGTCAACCAGAAACAGGTCTCGCAGACCAACAAAGCTGAAAAGAAACAGAAGCGCATGGAGCACAAAGGCCAGGTCGAAGTCGACGACAGCCAACAGCGCATTGCCAAGGAAGCCATGGCCGAAAAGGTCAAGCGCGACCAGGAGCTGAATCGCCAGCAGCAGGAAAAGGCTGAGCAAAAGGCCCGTGCCGCGCAGGTCAAGCAATTGATCGAAGCCACGCGCCTGCCCAAGCTGAACACCGAGGACTACTACAACTTTGTCGACGACAAGAAGGTCAAGCGCATTGCTGTCAATGCCCTGATGCGGACCAAGTTGAGTAACGGCGCACTGGCGGTCGTGGCCCATGCCGGCGGCTACGAGGTCATTCCTCGTGAGGCGGCGGTCAAGATCCAGGAGCGCGACCCCAACCGCATTCTGCTGCTCAACACCCATGTCGAGGAAGCGGACGAGGATGACCCGTACGCGGCCTACAAGATCCCGGACGATCTGATGTGGTAAAAACCAAAAACCCCGCCTTGGCGGGGTTTTTTATTTGAAGAGGGCTACTGCGTGGTGCGCTGGCTTTCCAGGTCTTCCAGCTCTGCGCGGTACTGGTGTGCTTCGTGTTCATTGTGGAACATGCCCACCAGTTGGCCTTGTTGGTGCACATCCCAGATCCGCACGCCAGCGGCCAGGCCTTCGTGGGACATTTTCGATTCGTCGCGTTCGGTTACTTGGACTGTCATCGGTAAACTCCACTTCTTCAGTTGGCTGCGACAGTGTGTCGCACACCCTCTTTATAGAGTTTGTTAGCAGGCTAAGTAAATAAAACGGGCATGAAACAAATTTCATGAAGCGATGGCGGTGCAGGGCAGGCACAAAAAGCCCCGCACTGAGCGGGGCTTCGGATGCTGCTGGCAGTGCGGGGTCAGTTGCCCTTCACCGGCTTGCCATCGACCATGCCATCCTGCAGCACGATCACATACTCCTTGCCATCAGTCTCGACCTGGCGCAGTTGCACCAGCAGGTAGTCCCAACTCTTGGCGAACCACAGCTCGGTGATGCGTTTACTCTGGCTTGGGTCGCGCACGCGCTCGACCTTCACGGCATCGACCTGGCCGGTCTTGGTGGTGACCTTTTCGGTACCCAGTACACGGAAGTCGTAGGTGTCGATCTCGTCACCGTCGACCACCTGGTAGGTCATGCTCTTCTTGCCGGCCGCCACGTCATGCTGCAGCGCCAGCTGGTAGGACGACTTGTCCAGCACGCCGCGGATCAGTGGCAGGTTGATGGCATCGCCACGGTCGCTGCCGGTGACCTTCTTGCCGGTCCAGTCGAAGTTCAGGTCGACCTTCTTGGCTTTGCCCAGGCCGCCGCGCTCGAAATGGTACTTCTGCGGCAGCAGGGTGTCGTTTTCCAGGCGCAGGGTGCTTTGCTCGGTCAGGCTGGCGATCATCATGGAAGCCTTGAAGTTAAGGTCCCAGGTACCGTTGGCATTCTTGACCAGGCTGCGCTCGGCGGTGCCACTCATAGGCAGCTGCTTCCAGTCGGCGGTGTAGCTGGCCGAGAAAGGCTTGAGGTCAGCTGCCTGGAGGGGCAGGGCAAGCACGGCAAGAGCCAAGAGCAGGGCGCGACGCATAAATTCTCCTAGGATCGAATCAAGTGGCCGCTGGCCGCCAGCGGCTGGCCATCCAGTAATGCACCCTGTTCGCCAAGGCGCAAGCGCCCTTCAGCGAACCAGCGCACTGCCAGCGGATAGATCAGGTGTTCCTGATGGTGTACCCGCTGGGCCAGGCTTTCGACGGTGTCGTCAGACGCAACCGGTACCACAGCCTGTACGACCAGTGGGCCGCCATCGAGTTCCTCCGTCACGAAGTGTACGCTGCAGCCATGTTCGGCGTCGCCTGCCTCAAGCGCCCGGCGATGGGTATGCAGGCCCTTGTATTTGGGCAGCAACGACGGGTGAATGTTGAGCAGGCGGCCTTGATAGTGGCGCACAAAGCCGCCACTGAGGATGCGCATGAAACCGGCCAGCACCACCAGGTCGGGAGCGAAGCCGTCGATGCGCGCCATCAGCGCGGCATCGAAGGCCTCACGGCCGTCGAACTGGGTGTGGTCGAGCACGACGGTGTCGATGCCGGCCGCCGCTGCGCGTTGCAGGCCGTAGGCATCGGCGCGGTTGGAAACCACCGCACGGATGCGCACCGGGCTGTTTTGGCCTTGGCAGCTGTCAATCAGGGCTTGCAGGTTGCTGCCGGAGCCCGACAGCAACACCACTACATTGCAGGTCTTGCTTGGCATCAGTGTGCCTTGAGGTTTTGCAGCTCGACCTGGGCGGCGCCTTCGGCGGCTTCGGCGATGTGGCCGATCACCCATGGCTGCTCACCGGCGGCGCGCAGTTCGTTCAGGGCAGCTTCGACCTGATCCTGGGCTACGCAAATGACCATGCCCACGCCGCAGTTCAGCACACGGTGCATCTCATGCTCGTCGACGTTGCCTTTTTCCTGCAGGAAGTCGAACACCACCGGGCGCTGCCAGCTGGCTACGTCAACCACGGCCTGTGCGTTTTTCGGCAGTACGCGCGGGATGTTGTCCAGCAGGCCGCCACCGGTGATGTGGGCCATGGCCTTCACGGCACCGGTGTTCTTGATCAGCTGCAGCAGCGGCTTGACGTAGATGCGGGTAGGCGCCATCAGCAGGTCGGTCAGCGGTTTGCCGTCCAGCTGGGTGTTCTCGATGTCGGTGGCGGACACTTCGAGGATCTTGCGGATCAGCGAATAGCCGTTGGAGTGCGGGCCCGAAGACGGCAGGGCGATCAGCGCGTCGCCAGTGGCAACCTTGGAGCCGTCGATGATCTCAGCCTTTTCCACCACGCCGACGCAGAAGCCGGCCAGGTCGTAGTCTTCGCCTTCGTACATACCAGGCATTTCGGCGGTTTCACCACCCACCAGCGAGCAACCAGCCAGTTCGCAACCGGCGCCAATGCCGGTAACCACGGTGGCGGCCACGTCAACATTCAGTTTGCCGGTGGCGTAGTAGTCGAGGAAGAACAGCGGCTCGGCACCGCACACCACCAGGTCGTTGACGCACATGGCGACCAGGTCCTGGCCGATGCTGTCGTGCTTGTTCAGGTTCAGCGCCAGGCGCAGCTTGGTGCCGACGCCGTCGGTGCCGGAGACCAGTACTGGCTGCTTATAGCCGGCCGGGATCTCGCAGAGGGCGCCGAAGCCGCCCAGGCCACCCATGACTTCAGGGCGTGCGGTGCGTTTTGCCACGCCCTTGATGCGTTCGACCAGTGCTTCGCCGGCGTCGATGTCTACACCGGCGTCCTTGTAGCTCAGGGAGGGTTGCTTGCTCATTGATCCAGGCCTTTAGGAGGGAGGGATTCTTAAAAACGACCATGACGGCCAAGACCGGCGGGTAAGCGGCGGCTGCCTGAAACGTCAGTGGTCTGTGAAGGCGCGCGATTTTATCAGGGTTGCCGGGCAGCGGCCATCCTCAGGCCGACGGGCAGGGCATGAAAATGGCTATCTTGCCGGACAAACAGGGCGGTTGAGCGCTCAGGCACAAGCGACATTGGCCCGAAACAGATCCAGGCGCGAACTTCGCTTGCGATGCGCCGAGCGGGCGGCGCTCGCTCGCCCAGGCACTGAACCTGTTGTGGCGAACACCTGTCCGACCCGGCGCACGCTCCCGACAACACCCCGCAACCAATCTTTCACCCTCTCACGACTGGTTACCTTGCGCCCCCGTGTATAAGGTATAGACATTGCGGTAACTGGACAGGAATCCTCCATGCGTTTGTTCAATATTCTGGCAACCGGTTGCCTGGCCCTGATCTCGGCCACTGCCTTGGCTGAAAATGTTTCCGGCCTTTATCAGGTGCGCGAGCCGGTCACCGGGCAGGGCGCCGAAGCCCGTACCGCTGCCACCGCCAAAGCCCTCGACACGCTGGTGCTGCGCCTGACCGGCGACCCAAAGGCAGCGCAGAGCCCGGCGTTGGCCGGCCTGCGCAAGGATCCGCAGCAAATCATCAACCAGGTCGGCAGCGAAGCCGGCCCGCCCGAGTCTGTGCTGGTCGAGTTCGACCCGGGTAGTACCGAGCGCGCCCTGCGCAAGGCCGGCCTCGCGCTGTGGGGTAGCAATCGGCCATCGATTCTCGGCTGGTGGCTGAATGACAGCGTCGAAGGCAGTAGCCTGGTCGGTGATGGTCAGGCCAGCGCCCAGCCTTTGCGTCGTGCCGCCCAGCACCGTGGTCTGCCGCTGCGCCTGCCACTGGCCGACCTGCAGGAGCAACTGGTGGCCAATGCCAAGCAGATCGAAGGCAGCGACCCGGCCCCACTGCGCGAGGCCTCTGAACGCTACGGCGCCGACGCCTTGCTGGCGGTACATGCCCAGGAAGCCGACGGAAAGTGGCAGGGCAAGTGGCAGTTGTGGCTTGGCTACCAGCGTGAGCAGGGCACGGCCGAGGGGGCCGACCCGGCAGCCCTGGCCGATGCGGTGATGTTGGCGGTAAGCAGCCGTCTGGCGCCACGTTATGTCGCCCGTCCGGGCGCCAGCAGCCAGATGCAGGTGCAAGTGCAGGGGATGAGCCTGCAGCGTTATGCCGAGCTTGCCCGTGTGCTTGAGCCTTACGGCCCGCGCCTGCAGATGGCCGAGGGCACCACCCTGACCTATGGCGTGACCGGCAACCGCGAGCAATTGCGTGCCCAGCTTGGCCTGGCCAAGTTGCAGGAACTGCCTGCCGACCAGGCGCCCGCAATGCCCCCCGCACCAGCCCCGTCTGCGAGTGCAACGGGTGAGCAACCCGCGCCGGCCACACCTGCGCCCAAGCCGTTCGACGGCCTGCGTTTTCGCTGGTAAGAGGAGCATACCGTGACCGATGTTCGTCGCTGGATCTGGCTGGGTGTTGCTCTGCTGATCGCTGTGCTGCTTTATAGCTTGCACAATATCCTTACGCCGTTCCTGGTAGGCATCCTGCTGGCCTACCTGGCCGACCCGCTGGTTGACCGCCTCGAGCGCCTGGGCCTGTCGCGCACCTGGGGCGTTGTGGTGGTGTTCAGCCTGTTCACCCTGTTGATGCTCGCCCTGTTGTTGGTGCTGGTGCCGATGCTTGCCAAGCAGCTGGTGCGCCTGTACGAACTGGCGCCGCAGATGCTCGATTGGCTCGAACAGGTGGCGCTGCCTTGGGTGCAGGGTCGCCTGGGCCTGGCCGATGGTTTCTGGAAGTTCGACAAGATCAAGGCCGCCATCGGCGCGCACATGGGGCAGACCACCGATATCGTTGGCATGCTGTTGTCTCAGGCCACTGCCTCGAGCCTGGCATTGATGGCCTGGCTGGCGAACATGGTGCTGATCCCTGTGGTGGGTTTTTATCTGCTGCGCGATTGGGACCTGATGATGGGCAAGCTGCGCGGCCTGCTACCGCGCCAGCGTGAACCGCAAGTAGTGGGCCTGGCTGGCGAATGCCATGAAGTGCTGGGGGCATTCGTGCGCGGGCAACTCATGGTGATGGTGGCTTTGGGCATCATCTATTCAGCCGGGCTCATGCTGGTGGGGCTTGAACTCGGCCTGCTGATCGGCATGCTTGCGGGCCTTGCGGCCATCGTGCCTTACATGGGCTTCATCATCGGCATTGGTGCCGCGCTGGTGGCCGGCCTGTTCCAGTTTGGCGGTGACCTGTACCCGATGCTGGGTATCGTTGCGGTGTTCATGGTCGGGCAGGCGCTGGAAGGCATGGTGCTGACCCCGCTGCTGGTAGGCGATCGTATCGGGCTGCACCCGGTGGCGGTGATCTTTGCCATTCTTGCCGGTGGTGAGCTGTTCGGCTTTACCGGGGTGCTGCTGGCCCTGCCGGTGGCGGCGGTGATCATGGTGCTGCTGCGCCATGCCCATGACCTGTACAAAGAATCGGACATGTACGCCGGGGACATTGACCCGGAGCTGTGAGGGACAGGTCTGTGCCAAACCTGTGGGAGCGGGCATGCCCGCCAAGCATGTAACAAGGTGCATGGCACCGGCTTTGCCGGTGTTCGCGCACGCGCCCGCTCCCACAGGGATCGATGTCAGCGGCAAAATAGCGCAACTTGTTGATTTTGCTTGTGCTATCCATTGCCGTGATTGTGCGCCCCGCGTTGCGGGTATAGACTTTGCAGATTGTTCACCAAAGGCCCCCTGCGGTCCTGCCGACCGCCCGCGAGCATGAAACCACCGATCCAGTTGCCCCTGGGTGTGCGCCTGCGCGATGACGCCACCTTCATCAACTACTATCCGGGCGCCAATGCTGCGGCATTGGGTTACGTCGAGCGGCTATGCGAAGCCGACGCCGGCTGGACCGAGAGCCTTATCTATCTGTGGGGCAAGCAGGGTGTTGGCCGTAGCCACCTGTTGCAGGCCGCCACCCACCGTTTCCAGCAACGCGGCGAGCCCGCTGTCTACCTGCCATTGGCGCAACTGCTCGATCGGGGTGTGGAGGTGCTCGACTACCTGGCCCAGTACGAGCTCGTGTGCATCGACGACCTGCATGTGATCGCCGGCAAGGCAGACTGGGAAGAGGCCATGTTCCACCTGTTCAACCGCCTGCGCGACAGTGGCCGTCGCCTGTTGCTGGCCGCCTCGGCATCGCCACGGGAGCTGCCGATCAAGCTGCCGGACCTAAAGTCGCGGCTGACCCTGGCGCTGGTGTTTCAGATGCGTGGCTTGTCCGATGAAGACAAGCTGCGTGCCCTGCAGTTGCGTGCTTCGCGCCGCGGCCTGCACCTTACCGACGAAGTCGGCCACTTCATTCTCACCCGCGGTGCGCGCAGCATGAGTGCGCTATTCGACCTGCTCGAACGCCTCGACCAGGCCTCGCTGCAGGCACAACGCAAGCTGACCATCCCGTTTCTCAAGGAAACCCTGGGCTGGTAATCCCCTGAAAACGCTGGGCCAGAGCGGCAAAACAGAAAAGTCACATCTTTTTCGATAAAATTTGCAAATGGCCATGATAGAGGGCATAGTTTCCCCCTCTAAAGGATTACAGACACGGTCGTGCCCATGCTAAAGCGCTTCGCACCCCTCGTGCCACTCGCACTCGTGACCCTGCTTTTTGGCTGCGCGGCCCAAGGCCCAGCTTCTCATTCAGCGCTGCAGCCCCAGGATCACACCCCGATCGCCGCACAATCGGCAATCAAGGCCAAGGCCTCGCCTTCGTCGGTATTCGGCGAACCGGAAGAGCTGGCCACTGAAGATGACCTGGAGGCTTTCTCCAGCAACAGCAAGCCTTACCAGTTGCCGGTACTGGCGGACAGCATTCTCGAGCGCGGCATGTCGTTGATCGGCACCCGCTACCGCTTCGGTGGTACCTCGGAAAAGTCCGGTTTCGACTGCAGCGGTTTCATCGGCTATCTGTTCCGCGAAGAAGCGGGCATGACCCTGCCGCGTTCCACGCGTGAAATGATCAACGTCGATGCCCCGAAAGTGGCCCGCAACAAGCTCAAGCCAGGTGACCTGCTGTTCTTCAGCACCAACGGCCGCGGTCGTGTGAGCCATGCCGGGATCTACCTGGGTGACAACCAGTTCATCCACTCCAGCAGCCGCCGCAGCGGTGGCGTTCGCATCGACAGCCT from Pseudomonas fortuita carries:
- the relA gene encoding GTP diphosphokinase translates to MVQVRVHQPVNTDGSINLEGWLDHVVSVDSALDRAALKEACEFAHEIEKKGNPAKHSWADGTSSFQAGLEIAEILADLKLDQDSLVAAVIYRSVREGKVTLAEVSQRFGPVVSKLIDGVLRMAAISASLSPRQSLVLGSQAQVENLRKMLVAMVDDVRVALIKLAERTCAIRAVKAADDEKRLRVAREVFDIYAPLAHRLGIGHIKWELEDLSFRYLEPDQYKQIAKLLHERRLDRERFISDVMNQLQNELLATGVNADISGRAKHIYSIWRKMQRKGLEFSQIYDVRAVRVLVPEIRDCYTALGIVHTLWRHIPKEFDDYIANPKENGYRSLHTAVIGPEGKVLEVQIRTHGMHEEAELGVCAHWRYKGTDVKPSSNHYEEKISWLRQVLEWHEELGDIGGLVDQLRVDIEPDRVYVFTPDGHAIDLPKGATPLDFAYRVHTEIGHNCRGAKINGRIVPLNYSLQTGEQVEIITSKHGNPSRDWLNSNLGYVTTSRARAKIVHWFKLQARDQNVAAGKTLLERELSRLGLPQVDFERLAEKTNVKTAEDMFASLGAGDLRLAHLVNAAQQLLEPERIEQIELVPRKPTGPRSGKRGDIQIQGVGNLLTQMAGCCQPLPGDAIVGYITQGRGVSIHRQDCASVLQLAGKEPERMIQVSWGPIPVQTYPVDIVIRAYDRPGLLRDVSQVLLNEKINVLAVNTRSNKEDNTALMSLTIEIPGLDALGRLLGRISQLPNIIETRRNRTP
- the mazG gene encoding nucleoside triphosphate pyrophosphohydrolase; this translates as MTYTLEDLLHLMARLRDPQYGCPWDLQQNYASIVAHTIEEAYEVADTIERGDFEHLQGELGDLLFQVVYYSQLAREEGRFEFDGVVDSITRKLIRRHPHVFPTGELYAPLDTPSLNEAQVKSRWEEIKAQERAEKSTPEQLSLLDDVPSALPALSRAAKLQKRAATVGFDWPAALPVLDKVREELDEVLQAMADGDADALEDEVGDLLFAAVNLARHLKQDPENALRRANRKFERRFRFIEQALRDSGRPIEDCDLDELDALWGEAKRQEKNLPSCG
- a CDS encoding DUF2058 domain-containing protein, translated to MSLSLRDQLLKAGLVNQKQVSQTNKAEKKQKRMEHKGQVEVDDSQQRIAKEAMAEKVKRDQELNRQQQEKAEQKARAAQVKQLIEATRLPKLNTEDYYNFVDDKKVKRIAVNALMRTKLSNGALAVVAHAGGYEVIPREAAVKIQERDPNRILLLNTHVEEADEDDPYAAYKIPDDLMW
- a CDS encoding DUF3108 domain-containing protein, whose amino-acid sequence is MRRALLLALAVLALPLQAADLKPFSASYTADWKQLPMSGTAERSLVKNANGTWDLNFKASMMIASLTEQSTLRLENDTLLPQKYHFERGGLGKAKKVDLNFDWTGKKVTGSDRGDAINLPLIRGVLDKSSYQLALQHDVAAGKKSMTYQVVDGDEIDTYDFRVLGTEKVTTKTGQVDAVKVERVRDPSQSKRITELWFAKSWDYLLVQLRQVETDGKEYVIVLQDGMVDGKPVKGN
- the purN gene encoding phosphoribosylglycinamide formyltransferase, with protein sequence MPSKTCNVVVLLSGSGSNLQALIDSCQGQNSPVRIRAVVSNRADAYGLQRAAAAGIDTVVLDHTQFDGREAFDAALMARIDGFAPDLVVLAGFMRILSGGFVRHYQGRLLNIHPSLLPKYKGLHTHRRALEAGDAEHGCSVHFVTEELDGGPLVVQAVVPVASDDTVESLAQRVHHQEHLIYPLAVRWFAEGRLRLGEQGALLDGQPLAASGHLIRS
- the purM gene encoding phosphoribosylformylglycinamidine cyclo-ligase, whose protein sequence is MSKQPSLSYKDAGVDIDAGEALVERIKGVAKRTARPEVMGGLGGFGALCEIPAGYKQPVLVSGTDGVGTKLRLALNLNKHDSIGQDLVAMCVNDLVVCGAEPLFFLDYYATGKLNVDVAATVVTGIGAGCELAGCSLVGGETAEMPGMYEGEDYDLAGFCVGVVEKAEIIDGSKVATGDALIALPSSGPHSNGYSLIRKILEVSATDIENTQLDGKPLTDLLMAPTRIYVKPLLQLIKNTGAVKAMAHITGGGLLDNIPRVLPKNAQAVVDVASWQRPVVFDFLQEKGNVDEHEMHRVLNCGVGMVICVAQDQVEAALNELRAAGEQPWVIGHIAEAAEGAAQVELQNLKAH
- a CDS encoding DUF2066 domain-containing protein — translated: MRLFNILATGCLALISATALAENVSGLYQVREPVTGQGAEARTAATAKALDTLVLRLTGDPKAAQSPALAGLRKDPQQIINQVGSEAGPPESVLVEFDPGSTERALRKAGLALWGSNRPSILGWWLNDSVEGSSLVGDGQASAQPLRRAAQHRGLPLRLPLADLQEQLVANAKQIEGSDPAPLREASERYGADALLAVHAQEADGKWQGKWQLWLGYQREQGTAEGADPAALADAVMLAVSSRLAPRYVARPGASSQMQVQVQGMSLQRYAELARVLEPYGPRLQMAEGTTLTYGVTGNREQLRAQLGLAKLQELPADQAPAMPPAPAPSASATGEQPAPATPAPKPFDGLRFRW
- a CDS encoding AI-2E family transporter, with the translated sequence MTDVRRWIWLGVALLIAVLLYSLHNILTPFLVGILLAYLADPLVDRLERLGLSRTWGVVVVFSLFTLLMLALLLVLVPMLAKQLVRLYELAPQMLDWLEQVALPWVQGRLGLADGFWKFDKIKAAIGAHMGQTTDIVGMLLSQATASSLALMAWLANMVLIPVVGFYLLRDWDLMMGKLRGLLPRQREPQVVGLAGECHEVLGAFVRGQLMVMVALGIIYSAGLMLVGLELGLLIGMLAGLAAIVPYMGFIIGIGAALVAGLFQFGGDLYPMLGIVAVFMVGQALEGMVLTPLLVGDRIGLHPVAVIFAILAGGELFGFTGVLLALPVAAVIMVLLRHAHDLYKESDMYAGDIDPEL
- the hda gene encoding DnaA regulatory inactivator Hda, which encodes MKPPIQLPLGVRLRDDATFINYYPGANAAALGYVERLCEADAGWTESLIYLWGKQGVGRSHLLQAATHRFQQRGEPAVYLPLAQLLDRGVEVLDYLAQYELVCIDDLHVIAGKADWEEAMFHLFNRLRDSGRRLLLAASASPRELPIKLPDLKSRLTLALVFQMRGLSDEDKLRALQLRASRRGLHLTDEVGHFILTRGARSMSALFDLLERLDQASLQAQRKLTIPFLKETLGW
- a CDS encoding C40 family peptidase; amino-acid sequence: MLKRFAPLVPLALVTLLFGCAAQGPASHSALQPQDHTPIAAQSAIKAKASPSSVFGEPEELATEDDLEAFSSNSKPYQLPVLADSILERGMSLIGTRYRFGGTSEKSGFDCSGFIGYLFREEAGMTLPRSTREMINVDAPKVARNKLKPGDLLFFSTNGRGRVSHAGIYLGDNQFIHSSSRRSGGVRIDSLGDRYWSKTFIEAKRALAMAPTNIARN